In Diachasmimorpha longicaudata isolate KC_UGA_2023 chromosome 7, iyDiaLong2, whole genome shotgun sequence, the following proteins share a genomic window:
- the LOC135164519 gene encoding ATP-dependent DNA helicase pif1-like, whose amino-acid sequence MISNPCFYIDGPGGSVKTFVYTTRYHLLKSKGKKICTMAFTGIAAILLPHGKTVHKTFGMPVPIFSDSVSHFKCQSKDAKYLKEADIFIWDEAPMAPRYALELIDRTLRDFMKSDLPFGGKIMLLVGDFRQLLPVKPNATRSELVNLCIRFSHLWKNFQVFSLTENMRTLPGEEKFAKYLLSLGDGLLNDNDNNILAPEKLRSS is encoded by the coding sequence ATGATTTCGAATCCATGTTTTTATATTGACGGACCTGGAGGATCTGTAAAAACATTTGTGTACACCACACGTTATCATCTTCTGAAaagtaaaggaaaaaaaatctgtaccATGGCGTTTACTGGTATAGCAGCAATATTATTGCCACATGGAAAAACTGTGCATAAGACCTTCGGTATGCCTGTTCCTATTTTTTCAGATTCAGTGTCACACTTTAAATGTCAATCGAAGGATGCAAAATATCTCAAAGAAGcagatattttcatttggGATGAAGCTCCAATGGCACCAAGGTATGCtttggaattaattgataGAACATTGCGCGACTTTATGAAAAGTGATTTACCAtttggaggaaaaataatgcTTTTAGTTGGAGACTTCAGACAACTCTTACCAGTTAAACCAAATGCTACTCGATCCGAATTGGTTAATTTATGCATCAGATTCAGTCAcctgtggaaaaattttcaagttttttcattgACGGAAAATATGAGAACCTTGCCAGGAGAAGAGAAATTTGCCAAATATTTGTTGTCCCTTGGCGATGGTCTTCTCAATGACAATGACAATAATATATtagccccagaaaaattgcGTAGCTCCTAA
- the LOC135164533 gene encoding ATP-dependent DNA helicase PIF1-like, with product MFKNLILEQKYGDLSKIAVLSARNVDVEEINNNNTPPILLVSTCSFIHHKTTERIYTSINSIENCDNGDIADSILPEYLNTLNPPNLPPHELRLRNNCIIMLIRNLRVNEGLFNGTRLQVLELANNLLRCRILTGEKAGDIVFIHRITLFCEDTYPFTFKRRQFPIKLAFAMTINKNVFNHGQLYVAFSRVRSWDSLIIFLGDQRENNVIKNYVYSELYKM from the exons atgttcaaaaatCTCATTCTTGAACAAAAATACGGAGATCTATCAAAAATAGCTGTCTTATCAGCACGGAATGTTGATGTAGAAGAGATCAATAACAATAACACGCCCCCTATTCTATTAGTATCTACTTGCTCATTTATACACC ACAAAACCACTGAGCGCATTTATACGAGTATAAATAGCATTGAAAATTGTGACAATGGAGACATTGCAGATTCAATATTACCAGAATACTTGAATACATTGAATCCTCCTAATCTTCCACCACATGAATTACGATTACGTAATAATTGTATAATTATGCTTATTCGTAATCTCAGGGTCAACGAAGGTTTATTCAATGGAACTCGGTTACAGGTCTTAGAACTCGCTAATAACCTTTTACGATGCCGAATTCTGACCGGCGAAAAAGCAGGAGATATTGTCTTTATACACCGTATCACCCTTTTCTGTGAAGATACTTATCCTTTTACTTTCAAGCGAAGACAATTTCCTATAAAACTAGCATTTGCGATGACGATAAATAAAA ATGTCTTCAACCATGGACAATTGTACGTAGCATTCTCACGAGTACGATCATGGGATTCGTTGATAATTTTCTTAGGAGATCAAAGAGAAAATAacgttataaaaaattacgtctaTTCTGAACTCtataaaatgtaa